A genomic stretch from Telopea speciosissima isolate NSW1024214 ecotype Mountain lineage chromosome 7, Tspe_v1, whole genome shotgun sequence includes:
- the LOC122669079 gene encoding ethylene-responsive transcription factor RAP2-12-like gives MCGGAIISDFIPTSRSKRLTAADLVWDIKNNSGSYFSKPLRSEITNVDDDFEADFQEFKDQSDEEVQNVKTFSFAPTSRPSRGGSTAVKPRGFNGLAEKSAKRKRKNQYRGIRQRPWGKWAAEIRDPRKGVRVWLGTFNTAEEAARAYDAEARRIRGNKAKVNFPEETSSPAQKRTAKSNPLKPVPKASMTSEKQNLDQNFSFMSNPASDFYDNLAYMEEKVSVNGSNGSGCMGSFPATIIGEPNGFKSFSPSDGDTVCFNSDQGSNSYDCSDFGWGDRESKTPEISSVLSNAIGSGEVSELLEDSRLNKKMRTIPEDDVIQIEENTAKKLPEEVSTFESQTKFFQIPYLDGSWETETETETSMESLLNSSMDLWSFDDFSPMVGGVF, from the exons ATGTGTGGTGGAGCTATAATCTCCGATTTCATTCCGACGAGTCGTTCCAAGCGACTCACCGCTGCTGATTTAGTGTGGGACATTAAGAACAACTCTGGCAGTTACTTTTCCAAGCCCTTGCGATCGGAAATCACCAACGTCGACGACGATTTCGAGGCTGACTTTCAGGAGTTCAAAGACCAGTCCGATGAGGAGGTACAAAATGTCAAAACATTTTCCTTCGCTCCCACATCTCGGCCTTCACGAG GAGGTTCGACTGCTGTGAAACCCAGGGGATTCAATGGGCTTGCTGAAAAATCTGccaagagaaaaaggaagaaccagtaCAGAGGAATCCGGCAGCGGCCTTGGGGGAAATGGGCTGCCGAGATCAGAGACCCTAGAAAGGGGGTTCGGGTCTGGCTAGGAACCTTCAATACTGCTGAAGAAGCTGCTAGAGCTTATGATGCTGAAGCTCGAAGGATCCGAGGCAATAAAGCTAAGGTGAATTTCCCAGAAGAAACATCCTCCCCTGCTCAGAAACGCACTGCCAAGTCAAACCCTCTGAAGCCAGTTCCAAAAGCTAGCATGACATCTGAAAAGCAGAATCTCGaccaaaatttcagtttcatgAGCAACCCAGCTTCTGATTTCTATGACAATTTGGCCTACATGGAAGAGAAAGTCTCAGTGAATGGATCAAATGGATCTGGATGCATGGGTTCATTCCCTGCCACCATTATTGGAGAGCCAAATGGATTCAAATCCTTTTCACCTTCTGATGGTGACACAGTTTGTTTCAACTCCGATCAGGGGAGCAATTCCTATGACTGTTCTGATTTTGGGTGGGGAGACCGAGAATCCAAGACTCCAGAGATATCATCAGTTCTCTCAAATGCAATTGGGAGTGGTGAGGTGTCTGAACTTTTGGAGGATTCtcgtttaaataaaaaaatgaggaCCATACCCGAGGATGATGTGATCCAGATTGAGGAAAATACTGCAAAGAAACTTCCTGAAGAAGTGTCCACATTTGAATCCCAGACGAAGTTCTTTCAAATACCATATCTTGACGGCAGCTGGGAGACGGAGACGGAGACGGAGACATCAATGGAAAGCCTCCTCAATAGTTCGATGGACCTATGGAGCTTTGATGACTTCTCTCCGATGGTGGGAGGTGTCTTTTGA